In Candidatus Planktophila sp., one genomic interval encodes:
- a CDS encoding DUF4177 domain-containing protein, giving the protein MSTYKVSEIYFKEHTGAIEKVINEEAKDGWELQTLSTYSTINDRWKKAHAVIVFSKD; this is encoded by the coding sequence ATGTCTACTTACAAAGTTTCAGAAATATATTTCAAGGAACACACTGGAGCAATCGAGAAGGTAATCAACGAGGAAGCGAAAGACGGCTGGGAACTTCAAACGCTTTCAACTTACTCAACCATCAATGATCGCTGGAAAAAAGCTCATGCGGTAATTGTCTTTTCTAAAGACTGA